AACAGAAGACTCTCGATTGTCGAGAGTCTTTCTTATATTTATGGCATGAAAGATAAATTTTTGTCGAATTTGTTTTTGGGGGTGGCGATGGGAACCCTGATATGTGCTTGTGGAGATGATTCTTCTACTGGGCAGAATGCGAGTTGTAAGTGTGATTTTGAATTTAAAGAAAGTATCGCGGCTATGGATTGGGGGGATGATACGACGTATGTGTTCGGGCACAAGACTCCCGATGTGGATGCGGTGACGTCGTCCTTGGCTTATGCGGCGTTGATGCGTGCCATGGGGCACAATGCGGTTGCGAAGGTTTCGAGTCCTGTTAATCGAGAGACAGAGTTCGTTGCGAAACAGTTGGGATTTGAATTGCCAGATGAAATGGTGTCGGTGAAGCCTGGTACTAGGCTCATTTTGACCGACCATGCTGAGTACGTACAGTCTGTTGACGGGGCGCATGAGGCGAAAATTCTGCAGATTATCGATCACCATACGCCGGGGGATATTGATGCGGATTCTTCTGCTTATGTGCGGCGAGAACTTTGGGGGTCTACTTGTACGCTGATAAAGTATCTTTATCAGGAGGCTGATGTAAAGTTGGACGATGAGGTTGCTAAAATCTTGCTCGCGGGGATTCTCTCTGATACGCGGAACTTGACCAAGGTAAATACGACCCGTGCGGATAGCGTTGTGCTCGGTGAGTTGATGAATCTGCTTAAGATGTCCTCAGATAGTGTGCGGAGTCTTTTTAGGGGAATGTCTGACGCTTCACACGATATGAGCGGGATGACCGACAAGGAAATTTTCCTGGCGGATTATAAGGATTATACTATCGGCGGCTTTGATTTGGGTATCGCGAGTGAAAATTGGTATGACGATTCGACCAAGGATGAATTTTTTGAACGGATGTTTGCGGTCATGCCGGAAATTGCCAAGGAAAAGGACCGTGATATTCTATTGTCTAAGGTGGACTTGCATACGCTAAATCCGGATCCGGCGGCTTCGGAAGATAGCCTGTATTTGAATGCCGGTACCTATATTTTGTACTATGGGGTAGGCGATTATGCTGAAAAGGCGAAGAAAATCGCCGAAAGCGCATTCGGGGAATCCGTGAAAGACGGAATTTGCTATTCTGCGGAAACGTTGAGCCGCAAGACGCACGTAGTACCCATGGTTACGGATGCAATAGAAAAAAATTCAGCTCAACCCCTTGCCAAATAGAATTAGACTTCCTAAATTAGCGCACATGAAGATGAATTCAGCAATCCGTTTCAACCGCTGGTGGTGGGGCTCTACTAAATAGAGTCCGTTTTGCTGATTTCATCAAGTGTTTTGTAAAAGGCTTTCGGACTCACCGAAGGCCTTTAATTTTTA
Above is a window of Fibrobacter sp. UWT2 DNA encoding:
- a CDS encoding DHH family phosphoesterase; the protein is MKDKFLSNLFLGVAMGTLICACGDDSSTGQNASCKCDFEFKESIAAMDWGDDTTYVFGHKTPDVDAVTSSLAYAALMRAMGHNAVAKVSSPVNRETEFVAKQLGFELPDEMVSVKPGTRLILTDHAEYVQSVDGAHEAKILQIIDHHTPGDIDADSSAYVRRELWGSTCTLIKYLYQEADVKLDDEVAKILLAGILSDTRNLTKVNTTRADSVVLGELMNLLKMSSDSVRSLFRGMSDASHDMSGMTDKEIFLADYKDYTIGGFDLGIASENWYDDSTKDEFFERMFAVMPEIAKEKDRDILLSKVDLHTLNPDPAASEDSLYLNAGTYILYYGVGDYAEKAKKIAESAFGESVKDGICYSAETLSRKTHVVPMVTDAIEKNSAQPLAK